From one Pontibacillus sp. HMF3514 genomic stretch:
- a CDS encoding amidohydrolase, which yields MGELWFGGTIYTMEKPNERVEAVLTQDGIILAAGKEEEIRDAYSSTIATEHDLKGNVLYPGFVDSHLHIIGHGEKLMRLDLSQMTSVNEMKQALKNYASNLPEGEWLIGEGWNENLWEDPEVPHKHELDAISTKHPIMLTRVCRHALLANSQAIELAGITEHSEDPQGGKIVRDDHDQMTGYFLDTAQELIKGAMPEFKQGYLERAIRLSVQDLWQNGIVGGHTEDMNYYGGFFKTHQAYLNTINGDQLKFRAHLLVHHGVVDEMIDLGHSYKTGTDFVEFGAMKIFADGAIGGRTAWLSKDYTDDKGNQGMPIHEDKNLKQLVKRARNDHLPIAVHTIGDKAVEAVLEAIQEYPPTSPDLRDRIIHAQFLREDLIEELQKVNAIIDIQPTFVSSDFPWVIERIGEERLPYAYAWKTLLDKGIPCAGGSDAPIEEINPLLGMRAAVLRKADSDGKVYGEDQQLSMFEAVSLYTTGSAYAIGEEDKRGKVEAGYLADFTVLDKDLFAISPEEITSARVVQTVVSGDIVYNS from the coding sequence ATGGGAGAACTTTGGTTTGGTGGAACGATCTACACCATGGAGAAGCCGAATGAGCGAGTAGAAGCTGTCCTTACACAAGATGGAATTATTTTAGCAGCGGGAAAAGAAGAAGAAATTCGAGATGCATACTCTTCTACAATTGCGACTGAGCATGATCTCAAAGGAAATGTTCTTTATCCGGGTTTTGTAGACAGCCATTTACATATAATTGGTCATGGTGAAAAGTTGATGAGATTAGACTTATCACAAATGACTTCTGTTAATGAAATGAAACAAGCACTAAAAAACTATGCTTCTAACCTTCCGGAAGGTGAATGGTTAATTGGAGAAGGATGGAACGAAAATTTATGGGAGGATCCTGAGGTTCCACATAAACATGAGCTAGATGCTATATCTACAAAACATCCTATCATGTTAACTCGTGTATGTCGCCATGCCTTACTTGCCAATTCTCAAGCCATTGAACTTGCAGGAATAACGGAGCATAGTGAGGATCCACAGGGGGGAAAGATCGTACGTGATGATCATGATCAAATGACGGGCTACTTTCTTGATACAGCACAAGAACTCATTAAAGGAGCAATGCCTGAGTTTAAACAAGGGTATCTTGAGAGAGCAATCCGTTTATCTGTTCAAGATTTATGGCAAAACGGTATTGTTGGTGGACATACAGAAGACATGAATTACTACGGTGGATTCTTTAAAACACACCAGGCCTACTTAAATACGATTAATGGGGACCAGTTAAAGTTTCGAGCACACTTGTTAGTCCATCATGGTGTAGTAGATGAAATGATTGATTTAGGTCACAGTTATAAAACAGGCACTGATTTTGTGGAATTTGGAGCCATGAAAATATTTGCGGACGGAGCTATTGGAGGGCGTACGGCGTGGTTATCTAAGGATTATACAGATGATAAGGGTAATCAAGGGATGCCGATTCATGAAGATAAAAACTTAAAGCAACTAGTAAAACGAGCACGTAATGATCATCTCCCTATAGCTGTTCATACAATTGGAGATAAAGCAGTTGAAGCTGTCTTGGAAGCTATACAGGAATATCCTCCAACTAGTCCTGACTTACGTGATCGTATTATTCATGCTCAATTTTTACGAGAAGATTTAATTGAAGAACTACAAAAGGTGAACGCAATTATTGATATTCAGCCTACTTTTGTATCATCTGATTTCCCTTGGGTAATTGAACGAATCGGTGAAGAACGTTTACCGTACGCCTATGCTTGGAAAACGTTATTGGATAAGGGCATTCCATGTGCGGGAGGCTCTGATGCTCCGATAGAAGAAATCAATCCTCTTCTTGGCATGCGAGCAGCCGTGTTACGAAAGGCAGATTCAGATGGAAAAGTGTATGGAGAAGATCAGCAACTTTCCATGTTCGAAGCGGTATCATTATATACAACGGGTAGTGCTTATGCTATTGGCGAGGAAGATAAACGTGGGAAAGTTGAAGCAGGTTACTTAGCTGACTTCACAGTTTTAGACAAAGATTTATTTGCTATTTCACCTGAAGAAATTACTTCTGCTAGAGTGGTTCAGACGGTTGTTAGTGGAGATATTGTTTATAATTCCTAA
- a CDS encoding alpha/beta-type small acid-soluble spore protein — protein MANNNSNQLVVPGVQQALDQMKTEIAQEFGVQLGPDSTSRQNGSVGGEITKRLVQAAEQQYNGQQQ, from the coding sequence ATGGCAAACAACAACTCTAACCAACTTGTAGTACCTGGTGTACAACAAGCTTTAGATCAAATGAAAACTGAAATTGCACAAGAATTTGGTGTTCAACTTGGTCCAGATTCAACGTCTCGCCAAAACGGTTCTGTTGGCGGTGAAATCACCAAGCGTTTAGTTCAAGCTGCTGAACAGCAGTATAACGGTCAACAACAATAA
- the thiI gene encoding tRNA uracil 4-sulfurtransferase ThiI, whose amino-acid sequence MNYDHILIRYGEMSLKGKNLKQFVARLYENVKIKLANFSNIQIKRNRSRMYILLNGEDPEPIMEQLKDVFGIQSFSLAIKSDSEEEQIKKAVMFALTEPEDVKTFKVSVRRVDKDFPIGSQDMNRVLGGHLLSNTEGYSVDVHNPDIELQVEIRKDGTYITSKKIPGAGGLPVGTSGKSLLLLSGGIDSPVAGYLSMKRGVEMEAIHFHSPPYTSERSKQKVMDLAKQLTRFGHKLRVHVVPFTKLQQTIYREIPEGYGMTVMRRLMMKISECVAEKEGILSFTTGESLGQVASQTMESMNTINEVTNYPIIRPLVSMDKLEIIDISKRIDTYDISIRPYEDCCTVFVPSQPKTRPTREKINELEAKVDFSKELEETLESIEVIEFKEEAEQEDEFSDLL is encoded by the coding sequence ATGAACTATGATCATATATTAATCCGATACGGTGAAATGTCGTTAAAAGGGAAAAACCTGAAGCAATTCGTAGCTCGTTTATATGAGAACGTTAAAATAAAGTTAGCTAATTTTTCCAATATCCAAATTAAACGTAATCGAAGTCGTATGTACATTTTGCTAAATGGGGAAGATCCTGAGCCAATTATGGAACAACTTAAAGATGTATTTGGGATACAATCCTTTAGTTTAGCAATTAAATCTGATAGTGAAGAAGAGCAAATTAAAAAAGCGGTTATGTTTGCGTTAACAGAGCCAGAAGATGTGAAAACATTTAAAGTTTCAGTAAGACGCGTAGATAAGGATTTTCCGATTGGTTCTCAAGATATGAACCGTGTTCTAGGTGGGCACCTTTTATCCAATACAGAAGGGTATTCGGTAGATGTTCATAATCCTGATATAGAGCTTCAAGTTGAAATTCGTAAAGATGGAACTTATATAACTTCGAAAAAGATTCCGGGAGCTGGTGGATTGCCAGTAGGTACTTCTGGTAAGAGCTTATTATTGCTTTCTGGAGGAATCGACAGTCCGGTAGCTGGATACTTGTCAATGAAGCGCGGTGTTGAAATGGAAGCTATCCACTTCCATTCCCCGCCTTATACAAGTGAACGCTCTAAACAAAAAGTGATGGACCTTGCAAAGCAACTCACACGTTTTGGGCATAAACTCCGTGTTCATGTCGTTCCATTTACAAAGCTACAACAAACGATTTATCGTGAAATTCCTGAAGGATACGGAATGACTGTTATGCGTCGTTTGATGATGAAAATCAGTGAGTGTGTTGCTGAAAAAGAAGGAATCCTTTCCTTTACAACTGGAGAGAGTCTTGGTCAAGTAGCCAGTCAAACCATGGAGAGTATGAATACGATTAACGAAGTAACCAATTATCCGATCATTCGTCCACTGGTATCCATGGACAAGCTTGAGATTATTGATATTTCGAAACGAATTGATACGTATGATATTTCCATTCGTCCATATGAAGATTGTTGTACAGTATTTGTGCCAAGTCAGCCAAAAACACGTCCAACCCGTGAGAAAATCAATGAATTAGAGGCAAAAGTTGACTTCTCTAAGGAATTAGAAGAAACGCTTGAATCCATTGAAGTCATTGAGTTCAAGGAAGAAGCAGAACAAGAAGATGAGTTCTCAGATCTTTTATAA
- a CDS encoding cysteine desulfurase family protein, translating into MIYFDNSATTKPFPEALKSFQQVSERYYANPSSIHSFGSETEKLLLQSKKQAAQLLNVNQEEIIFTSGGTEGNNLAIKGIALQHQNRGKHIITTTIEHPSVLEACRSLESLGFEVTYLPVDEEGRLSGDDVKNAIRNDTILLSVMHVNNELGTVQPIEEIGHIASQHPKMFFHVDHVQGLGKLSLNFHSSHIDLCTMSSHKIHGLKGAGMLYVKRNTSLFPLLHGGSQEASYRAGTENLAGIVAMVKALRMILDKQQSQYRHLQNLNKQLRDCLKDVPQVMINSPEDSAPHILNFSVPGYKPEVVIHALGEKGIYISTKSACSSKNADESAVLAACGHQFKRSSSALRVSLSYDSTKEEVETFCEAFKDVMNQLSEVMG; encoded by the coding sequence ATGATTTATTTTGATAATAGTGCAACGACGAAGCCTTTTCCCGAAGCGTTAAAAAGTTTTCAACAGGTTTCCGAACGTTATTATGCAAATCCATCTTCTATTCATAGTTTTGGAAGTGAAACTGAAAAGCTTTTGCTTCAGTCCAAGAAGCAGGCAGCTCAGCTTCTAAATGTGAATCAAGAAGAGATCATATTTACATCTGGTGGAACTGAAGGAAATAACTTAGCGATTAAAGGAATTGCTCTTCAACACCAGAATCGAGGTAAACACATTATTACAACGACTATAGAGCATCCATCTGTGTTGGAAGCATGTCGTTCATTAGAAAGTTTAGGTTTTGAAGTCACATACCTTCCTGTTGACGAAGAAGGAAGATTAAGTGGAGATGATGTTAAGAATGCAATCCGTAACGATACCATATTGTTAAGTGTGATGCATGTTAATAATGAGCTTGGGACTGTCCAACCTATTGAAGAAATAGGTCATATTGCAAGTCAGCATCCTAAAATGTTCTTCCATGTGGATCACGTGCAAGGGCTGGGTAAACTTTCGCTTAATTTCCATAGCTCCCACATTGATTTATGTACGATGTCTAGTCATAAAATACATGGATTAAAAGGAGCAGGGATGTTATATGTGAAGAGGAATACGTCCTTGTTTCCGTTGCTTCATGGAGGTAGCCAGGAGGCTTCGTACAGAGCAGGCACAGAAAATCTAGCTGGTATTGTAGCTATGGTTAAGGCCTTACGAATGATTTTAGATAAACAACAAAGTCAGTACAGACATCTTCAAAACTTAAATAAACAGTTAAGAGATTGTCTTAAGGATGTTCCTCAGGTGATGATAAATTCTCCAGAGGATAGCGCTCCTCACATCTTAAATTTTTCAGTGCCAGGCTATAAACCTGAAGTTGTGATTCATGCTCTTGGAGAAAAAGGTATTTATATATCCACCAAGTCCGCTTGTTCTTCTAAAAATGCGGATGAAAGTGCTGTATTAGCTGCATGTGGACATCAGTTTAAACGATCCTCATCTGCATTAAGAGTTAGTTTATCTTATGATAGTACGAAAGAAGAAGTGGAAACGTTTTGTGAGGCGTTTAAAGACGTCATGAATCAATTAAGTGAAGTAATGGGGTAG
- the ezrA gene encoding septation ring formation regulator EzrA, producing MGYVIAVILTLIVFIIYGLLLRKKVYDAVDRLESWKMQITNRPVTEELAKIKNLNLSGETQEKFESWREEWDDILAKQLPDLEEGLFDAEEYADKYRFRSAKKVINEVEESLQSIESSINGMFDEVDTLLHSEENSRKDIEALQPYVKEFRKKLLQQRHRYGKAEVRFEMQIDELEERMLKYYQLVDQGDYFEAQSVVQETKEKMEQLEEKLEEFPVLYKACHQELPSELDDLQSGIRKMKEDGYHIELFGFDKEIQNYQEELLGFVTSLEKAEMDDAKLRVPEIEERIQEIYSELEKEAIAKNYIDHHQPQLYKQLQTTKEDMKETKNELERLQDTYQLEDKDLEMHMSLEKWLSLLTKHFDELKTNIDKEETAHSSIRSDLENWETQLAELVDQHEQFKERLFNLRKGEREASDHIDELKKELLTVHRKLQKSNLPGVPVYIRDVLQAATEALAKVEEQLDCQPLDMAKVHESLDYAKKEASKAKEQTELLLDQAHMAEQVIQYANRYRSKDPFLAAKLADSEGAFRSYEYDVALEQASAALENVEPGALQRIESNMKTPVG from the coding sequence ATGGGGTACGTCATCGCTGTCATACTCACTTTGATTGTATTTATTATTTATGGTTTGTTGTTAAGGAAAAAAGTATATGATGCTGTCGACCGACTAGAAAGCTGGAAAATGCAGATTACCAATCGGCCGGTTACAGAAGAACTGGCTAAAATTAAGAACCTTAATTTATCAGGTGAAACACAAGAAAAATTTGAATCTTGGCGTGAAGAATGGGATGATATCTTAGCCAAACAGCTACCAGACCTTGAGGAAGGCCTGTTTGATGCTGAGGAATATGCTGATAAATATCGATTCCGATCTGCCAAAAAAGTTATCAATGAGGTTGAAGAGAGCCTTCAATCTATTGAAAGTTCTATTAATGGTATGTTTGATGAAGTAGATACCCTATTACACTCTGAAGAAAATAGCAGAAAAGATATTGAAGCTCTACAACCTTACGTTAAAGAGTTTAGGAAAAAGCTTTTACAACAGCGACATCGATACGGTAAGGCAGAAGTTCGGTTTGAAATGCAAATTGATGAACTTGAAGAACGAATGCTTAAATATTATCAACTTGTCGATCAAGGAGATTATTTCGAAGCTCAATCTGTTGTTCAAGAAACCAAAGAAAAAATGGAACAACTTGAGGAAAAACTAGAAGAGTTCCCGGTACTATATAAAGCATGTCACCAAGAGCTGCCGTCAGAGTTGGATGACCTTCAATCTGGAATACGAAAGATGAAAGAAGACGGTTACCATATTGAACTTTTTGGGTTTGATAAAGAGATTCAAAATTACCAAGAGGAGCTTTTAGGTTTTGTAACATCTCTTGAGAAAGCTGAAATGGATGATGCAAAATTACGTGTTCCAGAGATTGAAGAACGAATTCAAGAGATTTATAGCGAGTTGGAAAAGGAAGCTATTGCAAAGAACTATATTGATCATCATCAACCACAATTATACAAACAATTACAAACGACTAAAGAAGACATGAAAGAAACAAAAAATGAACTTGAGCGACTACAAGATACATATCAACTAGAAGATAAAGACCTTGAAATGCATATGAGTTTAGAGAAATGGTTAAGTCTCCTAACTAAACACTTTGATGAGTTGAAGACGAATATAGATAAGGAAGAAACAGCTCATTCTTCTATTCGTTCTGATTTAGAAAACTGGGAAACACAGTTAGCAGAATTAGTCGACCAACATGAACAATTTAAAGAACGTCTTTTCAACTTGCGAAAAGGAGAACGAGAAGCCTCAGATCACATAGACGAATTGAAAAAAGAGCTTTTAACTGTTCACCGGAAGCTACAAAAAAGTAATTTACCTGGAGTTCCTGTGTATATTCGAGATGTATTACAAGCTGCAACTGAAGCTTTAGCTAAGGTTGAAGAACAATTAGATTGTCAGCCATTAGATATGGCTAAAGTACATGAATCACTTGATTACGCTAAAAAAGAGGCAAGTAAAGCAAAAGAGCAAACAGAACTTCTATTAGACCAGGCTCATATGGCAGAGCAAGTTATTCAATATGCCAATAGATATCGTAGTAAAGACCCATTCTTAGCTGCTAAACTAGCTGACTCAGAAGGTGCATTTCGTTCGTATGAATATGATGTGGCACTAGAACAAGCATCTGCAGCGTTAGAGAATGTGGAACCAGGAGCATTACAGCGCATTGAAAGCAACATGAAAACCCCCGTTGGATAG
- the hisJ gene encoding histidinol-phosphatase HisJ, with product MIIDGHVHTPFCPHGTRDTLKQYVENAIFLNYHSISFTEHAPLPKSFHDPVPTKDSAISLKDMESYIKAIQDIKETYKKDITVHIGLELDYIEGYEGEIREFLNTYGPMLTDSILSVHFLKAGEDYVCMDYGVEAFKELVQRLGSVDAVYKRYFDTVLQSISADLGAYKPERIGHMTLVQKFKNQYPATTSFDQEIDHILDKINEHNYSLDVNSAGLRKPYCLESYPPENVIAKAKNKGIHLVYGSDAHKAEDLGKGYEHLEQYFK from the coding sequence ATGATAATAGACGGGCATGTCCACACACCATTTTGCCCCCATGGAACACGCGATACCCTAAAACAATACGTTGAAAACGCCATTTTTTTAAATTATCATTCGATAAGCTTTACAGAGCATGCTCCATTACCAAAAAGTTTTCATGATCCAGTGCCTACAAAGGATAGTGCGATATCATTAAAAGACATGGAATCTTACATTAAAGCAATACAGGATATAAAAGAAACGTACAAAAAGGATATTACTGTTCATATCGGTTTGGAATTAGATTATATTGAGGGGTATGAAGGAGAAATCAGGGAATTTTTGAATACCTATGGACCTATGTTAACGGACAGCATCCTTTCTGTTCATTTTTTAAAAGCTGGCGAGGATTATGTATGTATGGATTATGGGGTAGAAGCTTTTAAGGAACTTGTGCAACGCTTGGGTTCGGTGGATGCTGTTTATAAGCGATATTTCGATACAGTTTTACAATCAATATCAGCTGACTTAGGGGCTTATAAACCAGAACGTATCGGACATATGACATTAGTTCAAAAATTTAAAAATCAATACCCGGCCACTACTTCCTTTGATCAGGAGATCGACCATATACTAGATAAAATCAACGAGCATAACTATTCCTTAGATGTAAATAGTGCCGGGCTTCGTAAACCTTACTGTCTTGAAAGTTATCCGCCAGAAAATGTGATAGCTAAAGCAAAGAATAAAGGGATCCATTTAGTGTATGGTTCAGATGCCCATAAAGCCGAGGACTTAGGAAAAGGATATGAGCACCTAGAACAATATTTTAAATAA
- the refZ gene encoding forespore capture DNA-binding protein RefZ → MRNATTKQKVMDAAGYLFFTKGYHGTSVREIAGRAKVNVSLISYHFKNKQGLLEYLMVEYFEPYIELLEEYAQKEDTRESFYRLIELIIQYKKKHYQFTCFVHRELTLDNVLVREMMVTYLAKEKYILYRLFKQCLHGSGIKGTQLQYLFLQFKGMLMTPFMMPYDMRDQNVLDHSDTYFSKQYSKTIIQWFDHLIDSHKYCYKKEGVI, encoded by the coding sequence ATGAGAAATGCTACAACGAAACAGAAAGTGATGGATGCTGCTGGATATTTGTTTTTTACTAAAGGTTACCATGGCACTTCTGTACGTGAGATCGCAGGCAGAGCTAAGGTGAATGTCTCGTTGATTAGCTATCATTTTAAGAATAAGCAAGGCCTGCTTGAATATTTAATGGTAGAGTATTTTGAACCGTATATTGAGCTCTTAGAAGAATATGCTCAAAAAGAAGATACAAGAGAATCATTTTACCGATTAATAGAGCTTATTATACAGTATAAAAAGAAACACTATCAATTTACATGTTTCGTTCATCGTGAATTAACTCTCGATAATGTTCTGGTACGTGAAATGATGGTGACGTATTTGGCTAAGGAAAAATATATTCTCTATCGTTTGTTTAAACAATGCTTACATGGTTCTGGGATAAAAGGCACTCAACTACAATATTTGTTCCTCCAATTTAAAGGTATGCTTATGACGCCATTTATGATGCCTTATGATATGAGAGATCAGAACGTTCTGGATCACTCAGATACCTATTTTTCAAAACAGTATTCCAAAACGATCATTCAATGGTTTGATCACTTAATAGATAGTCATAAATATTGTTATAAGAAAGAGGGGGTTATTTAA
- a CDS encoding GAF domain-containing protein, with the protein MFHVEQYSGTKEQNYEFLLKQLKALLEDEQDQVANLSNASSLLNQFLDQVNWVGFYIWKQDELVLGPFQGLPACVRIPSGKGVCGTAIAEGKTQVVADVHQFPGHIACDAASQSEVVVPMYVDGELFGVLDIDSPIKNRFDEVDEKYLNQFAELTSKYL; encoded by the coding sequence ATGTTTCATGTCGAGCAATATAGTGGCACAAAAGAACAAAATTATGAATTCCTATTAAAACAATTAAAAGCTCTTTTAGAGGATGAACAGGATCAGGTTGCTAACCTTTCTAATGCCTCTTCTTTGCTAAATCAATTCTTAGACCAAGTTAACTGGGTTGGTTTTTATATTTGGAAACAAGATGAATTGGTACTTGGACCTTTCCAGGGACTACCTGCATGTGTACGAATCCCATCTGGAAAAGGTGTTTGTGGAACTGCGATCGCTGAAGGTAAAACGCAAGTTGTTGCAGATGTCCATCAATTCCCAGGCCATATCGCATGTGATGCAGCTAGCCAATCAGAAGTTGTCGTCCCGATGTATGTTGACGGAGAACTATTTGGTGTACTAGATATTGATAGCCCTATTAAAAACCGTTTTGATGAAGTAGACGAAAAGTATCTAAACCAATTTGCAGAATTGACGTCAAAATACCTTTAA